From Sporosarcina sp. Te-1, the proteins below share one genomic window:
- a CDS encoding S-layer homology domain-containing protein — protein sequence MTVAAVSLILSVPAGASAKTTTVESYPVSSGVTYSHYTHAGTNHVNHLQVNLNDPYTKLSVGLPSPLAKTDATTNLANRDSKDGNRVVGAVNASFFDMKSGLPIYLISQGNEIVNGGAISSSPDYYVSQPIAFGVMKDGRAEIDHFNFNVSINHGGTDYKMTGLNRERQAGETIVFTPQYLSKNTNSNEFGIEIVVDTGSPITSTYYGQQLTGNVVKVRDYGSKEKVEIPSTGFVISAHGERALERLKGIKQGDSVSLSITIDDKWKDSEFMLASGPMLLKDGKPNITMNTSNWRAKAMTARTAIAISKDKKQVHLVTVDSRNGYSSGMTLTQFANYLASQGYDRALNFDGGGSTTMGIRKHGSNTVVLGNRTTNSSQRKVSAIVEAVSTAPVSDPAVISVSRGQVGEVLVGATVPLTLNYVLDAYYNPLKADSSVVEVTSEKGKLKGAGMGYTALEAGDDRVSVTYGAASQSFPVKVVDAPAKLTISPSTSKIDPGSTVSFKVNATDAQGKPIIYSPEQVQWGVTGNIGTISSSGVFKASSVPGSGKVTASLGTKTVSVSIDLSDGTSAFKDIPADHAYYTEIRYLKDHGYIKGDIDGKFNPGQTLSREHAAVILSRVFNVDTTNAGAQKFSDVPSTHRYYNEINAIANAGLVGGSDGKFNPTGQLTRAQMAAILVKAYELKGESTKKFKDVPPTHWAYKQIHILANHGITTGNEKGNFEPNKPVNRAQFSAFLYRSMTK from the coding sequence ATGACAGTTGCAGCTGTCTCTCTTATACTCTCAGTCCCGGCAGGAGCATCGGCTAAAACAACAACGGTCGAGAGCTATCCCGTTTCCTCAGGTGTTACGTATTCCCACTATACACACGCAGGAACAAACCACGTAAACCATTTGCAAGTGAACTTGAACGACCCTTACACAAAGCTGTCTGTCGGTCTTCCATCTCCCTTAGCGAAAACGGATGCAACGACGAATTTAGCTAATCGGGATTCAAAGGACGGTAACCGGGTGGTCGGTGCAGTAAATGCATCATTTTTCGACATGAAATCCGGTTTGCCCATTTATTTGATTTCGCAAGGAAATGAAATTGTGAATGGCGGGGCGATTTCAAGTTCGCCGGATTACTATGTCAGCCAACCAATTGCATTTGGGGTCATGAAGGATGGACGAGCAGAGATCGATCATTTCAATTTTAATGTTTCCATCAACCATGGCGGTACAGATTATAAAATGACGGGCTTGAACCGGGAGCGGCAAGCAGGAGAAACCATCGTCTTCACGCCGCAGTACCTATCCAAAAATACGAATTCCAATGAATTTGGCATTGAAATCGTGGTGGATACTGGTTCACCGATCACTTCTACATATTACGGACAGCAATTGACCGGGAACGTCGTAAAAGTGCGTGACTACGGTTCTAAAGAAAAAGTGGAAATTCCCTCAACCGGCTTCGTCATTTCAGCACACGGGGAAAGAGCTTTGGAACGGTTGAAAGGCATTAAGCAAGGGGATAGTGTATCTCTTTCCATCACGATTGATGACAAATGGAAGGATTCGGAGTTCATGCTTGCGAGCGGCCCGATGCTGTTGAAAGATGGCAAGCCGAACATTACAATGAATACCTCCAACTGGCGTGCAAAAGCGATGACAGCACGGACTGCCATTGCAATCAGCAAAGATAAGAAGCAAGTGCACCTTGTCACAGTCGATAGCCGCAATGGCTATAGCAGTGGTATGACATTGACGCAGTTTGCCAATTACTTGGCGTCCCAAGGATACGACCGGGCGCTGAACTTTGACGGCGGCGGCTCTACAACGATGGGCATCCGAAAACATGGCAGCAATACGGTGGTGCTAGGGAATCGCACAACCAATTCCAGTCAACGGAAAGTATCTGCTATCGTAGAAGCGGTCAGCACGGCACCTGTAAGCGATCCGGCTGTCATCAGCGTTTCTAGGGGACAAGTCGGTGAAGTATTGGTTGGGGCCACCGTACCGCTTACATTGAATTACGTATTGGACGCTTATTACAATCCATTGAAAGCTGATTCTTCTGTAGTGGAAGTGACTTCTGAAAAAGGAAAACTGAAGGGGGCGGGCATGGGGTACACAGCTCTTGAAGCAGGTGACGACCGTGTCAGCGTTACGTATGGCGCAGCCTCCCAATCCTTCCCTGTCAAGGTGGTAGATGCTCCGGCCAAGTTGACCATTTCACCGAGCACTTCGAAAATCGATCCAGGCTCGACCGTTTCATTCAAAGTGAATGCGACGGATGCACAAGGCAAGCCGATCATTTATTCACCGGAGCAAGTCCAGTGGGGCGTGACGGGGAATATCGGAACCATTAGCAGTTCAGGTGTCTTCAAGGCATCCTCAGTTCCGGGAAGCGGTAAAGTGACTGCGTCACTCGGTACGAAAACGGTCTCTGTTTCGATTGATCTGTCTGACGGTACGTCGGCATTCAAAGATATCCCTGCGGATCACGCCTACTATACCGAGATTCGTTATTTGAAAGATCATGGTTATATCAAAGGAGACATAGACGGCAAGTTTAATCCGGGACAAACGCTTTCCCGCGAGCATGCGGCTGTCATTCTAAGCCGGGTATTTAATGTGGACACGACGAACGCCGGAGCCCAGAAGTTTTCGGACGTCCCATCCACACACCGCTATTACAATGAAATCAATGCCATTGCAAATGCAGGCCTCGTCGGCGGAAGCGACGGCAAATTCAATCCGACTGGGCAATTGACGCGTGCACAAATGGCTGCCATTCTTGTAAAAGCTTACGAGCTGAAAGGCGAGTCGACAAAGAAATTTAAAGATGTGCCGCCAACCCATTGGGCATATAAGCAAATTCACATCTTAGCCAACCATGGCATTACGACAGGGAATGAGAAAGGCAATTTCGAGCCGAACAAGCCGGTTAATCGCGCTCAGTTCAGCGCATTCCTCTATCGCAGCATGACAAAATAA